The following are from one region of the Haloactinomyces albus genome:
- a CDS encoding YbaB/EbfC family nucleoid-associated protein, whose translation MVQPGDQQPNMQEIMKQAQEMQQQLMTAQEELAKTEVTGSAGGGLVTAVVTGAGELQSMSIDPKAADPTDTETLSDMVVAAVRDANRAAQELQAEKMGPVTGALGGGQGGPDMGGLGLPGL comes from the coding sequence ATGGTGCAACCGGGCGACCAGCAGCCGAACATGCAAGAGATCATGAAGCAGGCGCAGGAGATGCAGCAGCAGCTCATGACTGCGCAGGAGGAGCTCGCCAAGACCGAGGTGACCGGCAGTGCCGGTGGCGGCCTGGTCACGGCGGTCGTGACGGGCGCGGGCGAGCTGCAGTCCATGTCGATCGACCCGAAGGCCGCCGATCCCACCGATACCGAAACCCTGTCGGACATGGTCGTCGCGGCGGTCCGGGATGCCAACCGAGCCGCGCAGGAGCTGCAGGCCGAGAAGATGGGGCCGGTCACCGGTGCGCTCGGTGGTGGGCAGGGCGGCCCGGACATGGGCGGTCTCGGCCTGCCCGGTCTGTGA